The Helicoverpa zea isolate HzStark_Cry1AcR chromosome 23, ilHelZeax1.1, whole genome shotgun sequence sequence ATAAACCTCCTCAATTCCAGGTGTCCTAGGCCTCACAGGACTCTACGGGTTTGCTTTCTACGTGTTTGCAGTCGTCAGCCTCTGGGTGATGTTCATGTTGAAGACTGGACCTAATTGGAGCAAATATTATGTGTCAAGACAGAGTCTACTAACACACGGATTCTTCGGAGCGCTCTTCACTTACGTGTTATTCTGGACTTTTATTTACGGAATGGTACATGTATATTAGAGTTAAGTTAGTTTGTAAGTTTTATAGATGAAATTGTGAGAGGTTTACTTTATGTATGATAGAAGAAGATGGACTGCAATATAGTCTTGTATCAAGGACGTACCCAGGGGGGGGGTCCAAGGGGTCCGGACCCCTCCCGAAAATAGATGCAACCCATAAAATAAATCCCTCAGTAGTAAGTACAGTGCCAAATATGACTCAGTTTTGATCTGCTTTGGTCTTATATTACCGAGATATGCATTAAATAATTTgtgaaaacaattttcttttaattttaagtatccATTTACGCGATACCTTAATCATTTGCCTGGACCTGGACCCCCCCCGACAAAAAATTCTGGGTACGTGCTTGTCTTGTATGTAATTATAATGTGAAAGATTGTAAGCATGAGCATACCCCTTTCTTTTAACGCTGGACTTAGTAACTGATAGAGTACTGTAGGGGCATTTGTATGCTAACAAaacttaatatgtatttaacgTATCCTActactaaacaaaattattcaaattcatttattcagttAGATATCGAAGACAAATGACCAAAATAATGTATATCAGACAGAAAGACATTACTTAGACAAAAGTGTATCAAGCTGAGTCAAGCAATAGGCTAAATATTGTACTAGCTGTTCCATACAGTTCAACCACATCCTGAGGGACCTGGATAAACAGTAACCTATGCCCTTTCTTAAGCTGTGGTCTATGTGTGTAccaaaatttcatttaaatgggttctgtagttttggcgtgaaagccagataaatagagttactttcgcatttaaatattaaaagtaagaATTGCAGTAAACATTTGTATTTATTCACTATTTGTTAAATAGGAAAATACTGGCATGTAATGTAAAGaatggttttatttatacatactgtaagaaatattataattgttttaCTGAATAAAATGGTTAATTATGTAAACCttgtttattttccttattgaaattaaaacctttattttattcGAGTTTATACACTGTGAGGAATATGTCGCTATATTCCTTTTTTAGTTTAAAGATTTTTCCCATATAAAAAGTTACCTACCTAACGGAAACTTTGTAAATGAATTACCATATTCGTACAATGTCCTGTAATCGGATTGACCTATGAATTGCTACGAAACATATTCACTAACACAATAGTACCTAAGGTAAACAATATTGTGTTAGTCCCACGTTTGTCCCTTCCCATAAGTTTATGACTTGATAAAATTTAAACTAGCTAATtctttgtattgtatttatcCACTGTGTGTGTGTTAAAATCGTCGCGGTCAAAGGCGGTGTGGTGTGAAACATTTTACCGacaatagatggcgccacttacatatattttgcaacaaaaacaaacataactTCTAGCTCGCCTACGGAAAGcaataatttttttacaaaagtacatagtagatacctacttatcaaTATGTGGATATCTATATGCTACATTTTAGTAATTCCCTCAGTTATAAACGggcattttcaatttaaatggcGCAAGCTGTTTTCGTGTTGTCCCATGAAAACAAATAATGATAGTTGaacatattttgaaaactaTCGGAAAAGCTTTGTAATAAACACAATTAGAATTCTTAATATattcaataagatttttatttatcaataaatataaggttttatattttttatattaatttgaagTGAAGCAAAACCTTAATTTGAAGCTGTCCCAAGATCAGTTTTCCCGCATttaatagatattaaaaaaatatatgtcccACAATAAGTTTTGCGATGTTTTAATTCAATTGTGTTAAAGTTATCCttacaaataaactaagtataaaCAATAGCTATAATAGCAAAATAGTAAGATAATTGCATAAAATCGTTGTCCCATAATATAAACATTACAGGACAAGTCTAGATAGTAACGTTCTTTTTCTCCTACCAATTCACccatttatcatttattttttattttaatggcaaCCTCAAGCCCAAAATCTACGGAACAAATGCCGCCATTTTAAATTTAGTCGCAAAAGGTGAATTGGTGGCCGCACGTGTGCGTAACGAAAATTTTATCCAAAGAATTTGTCTCGGTAAGTAAcgtgtttttacataaaactatttatctggttgttaattattttggagCAGTAATACCTTGAAGTTTAGtgaggccttttatgtactattTAGAAgcttaaaagttatattttttgagtaatacacatttgttttaaaagtgaacTACTTGCGTAACGTCCTTTTCGTAACCGTTACTATTGGGTGGACAAAAACGTTACGAAAAGGACAAGTAAAGCTTACTGCACACTGTGAGTACCTAGAAGgtataaaattttgagtttacAGGCCACCTGATTTTAAGTGATATTGTCTGTTCCTATTACCTGGTTACCCATACCTACTTTAAATGTTCATGTAGGTTGTGAGCGGTTCTCATTCACTGGTCTACAAGTTTTTTTCCATATAAACCAAGTAAAAATCCCATATAATTGGAAATACTCAATATATTTGGATAAAAACTTGTTAACTTCAAATCGCAATATCTCAgtgaaaaaaaatgatatttgagCAAACTCAACGCcatttgaaagaaaaagacTTGTTCTCTGAGACCCCTGGAATACTTTTTCAGGTTAAATAAAAACTCGCCGGTTTACATAGGCATACATTAAAATGGTTAAAACAGTGTTTTACGCACTTTTAGGTCAGAATATCTCAAAATCCCGAGCTAACAGAACAATTCTGAAGCCAAATTTGGATTCAGCGCACTGAAAACTTCCTAAAAAGTGAAGTCTCATTTCTGTGGCTGGAAGTTGGTCTAATTTTGTTGACCAGGTCTTACGGCCGTTCCGAATAATCTATGTCCTATCTTTTGTcttgcttactaaagatagaaTTTTGTCAAAAGCTCCATAtaaataactagccgttttcccgcggtttcacccgcgtcccgtgggagctactgcccgcaccgggataaaatatagcctatgttactcgcagataatgtagctttctaatggtgaaagaatatttttaaatcggtctagtagtttttgagtttatccattacaaccaaacaaacaaacaaagttttcctctttataatattagtatagatgtcaacagatagatagaatattgggaatggcCGTTAGTCCGCATGATTGTCGGTTATATTATAAATCGGTCAGATACAAAATACTCGATCATTACGTATTTCAGtgtaaaacttaaacatacaaaatttcagTGATATAGCCATGAAATTTAGTAAGacagatatatatatatattgtaacattttaatataggtaagtattgaTTTAGTTTAGTTTCATAGTATctcaacaacatttttttataactttacaGGTCGTGGCGTAGATCACTTCCCAAAATGGTTATATTCTTTAACATAGATAAATTTTTGGAGAAGAAAGATTTACAGATATGTGTACAGAACAATTTTACCTGGCCCTGGGCGCAGACTCATTTTATACTATTAGAAACTTGTTAtggctgtaaaaataaaactgaggAGAATTTGCCACTACATTTTATATTGGCTATGACTAAAGAAGACGTTAAAATATTGTCAGCAGCTACTTTTTTTTGGTGTCAAACGTGCCATTTTTCTGTATATGATCACTTCCCGTCCGATGAATGTGATCATTGTAATGAATGATCCATATTAGTAACCTGTAAAATAGTCTACCCACTTACGAAACTTGAACTTaatctaattatttttaactaaaaaacttACTTTAATAATGGATGTACAAAATTTATGAACGAGTTATATAAAATCGTACAGTTCGTGAATGTCTCACAAAGTTAACCCACGTTTGTCATGATTGC is a genomic window containing:
- the LOC124642066 gene encoding ER membrane protein complex subunit 6, with the protein product MSVAKVTKDQNKSEPVAYSDAALRNNAVVVEYCRTSMAALSGSTAGVLGLTGLYGFAFYVFAVVSLWVMFMLKTGPNWSKYYVSRQSLLTHGFFGALFTYVLFWTFIYGMVHVY